One genomic segment of Rhinopithecus roxellana isolate Shanxi Qingling chromosome 6, ASM756505v1, whole genome shotgun sequence includes these proteins:
- the EPO gene encoding erythropoietin isoform X1, producing the protein MGVHECPAWLWLLLSLLSFPLGLPVPGAPPRLICDSRVLERYLLEAKEAENVTMGCSESCSLNENITVPDTKVNFYAWKRMEVGQQALEVWQGLALLSEAVLRGQAVLANSSQPCKPLQLHVDKAISGLRSITTLLRVLGAQQEAISLPDAASAAPLRTITADTFCKLFRVYSNFLRGKLKLYTGEACKRGDR; encoded by the exons ATGGGGGTGCACG AATGTCCTGCCTGGCTGTGGCTTCTCCTGTCCCTGCTGTCATTCCCTCTGGGCCTCCCAGTCCCGGGCGCCCCACCACGCCTCATCTGTGACAGCCGAGTCCTGGAGAGGTACCtcttggaggccaaggaggctgaGAATGTCACG ATGGGCTGTTCCGAAAGCTGCAGCTTGAATGAGAATATCACCGTCCCAGACACCAAAGTTAACTTCTATGCCTGGAAGAGGATGGAG GTCGGGCAGCAGGCCCTAGAAGTCTGGCAGGGCCTGGCCTTGCTCTCAGAAGCTGTCCTGCGGGGCCAGGCCGTGTTGGCCAACTCTTCCCAGCCTTGCAAGCCCCTGCAGCTGCACGTGGATAAAGCCATCAGTGGCCTTCGCAGCATCACCACTCTGCTTCGGGTGCTGGGAGCCCAG CAGGAAGCCATCTCCCTTCCAGATGCAGCCTCCGCTGCTCCACTCCGAACAATCACTGCTGACACTTTCTGCAAACTCTTCCGAGTCTACTCCAATTTCCTCCGGGGAAAGCTGAAGCTGTACACGGGGGAGGCCTGCAAGAGAGGGGACAGATGA
- the EPO gene encoding erythropoietin isoform X2, with protein MGVHECPAWLWLLLSLLSFPLGLPVPGAPPRLICDSRVLERYLLEAKEAENVTMGCSESCSLNENITVPDTKVNFYAWKRMEVGQQALEVWQGLALLSEAVLRGQAVLANSSQPCKPLQLHVDKAISGLRSITTLLRVLGAQEAISLPDAASAAPLRTITADTFCKLFRVYSNFLRGKLKLYTGEACKRGDR; from the exons ATGGGGGTGCACG AATGTCCTGCCTGGCTGTGGCTTCTCCTGTCCCTGCTGTCATTCCCTCTGGGCCTCCCAGTCCCGGGCGCCCCACCACGCCTCATCTGTGACAGCCGAGTCCTGGAGAGGTACCtcttggaggccaaggaggctgaGAATGTCACG ATGGGCTGTTCCGAAAGCTGCAGCTTGAATGAGAATATCACCGTCCCAGACACCAAAGTTAACTTCTATGCCTGGAAGAGGATGGAG GTCGGGCAGCAGGCCCTAGAAGTCTGGCAGGGCCTGGCCTTGCTCTCAGAAGCTGTCCTGCGGGGCCAGGCCGTGTTGGCCAACTCTTCCCAGCCTTGCAAGCCCCTGCAGCTGCACGTGGATAAAGCCATCAGTGGCCTTCGCAGCATCACCACTCTGCTTCGGGTGCTGGGAGCCCAG GAAGCCATCTCCCTTCCAGATGCAGCCTCCGCTGCTCCACTCCGAACAATCACTGCTGACACTTTCTGCAAACTCTTCCGAGTCTACTCCAATTTCCTCCGGGGAAAGCTGAAGCTGTACACGGGGGAGGCCTGCAAGAGAGGGGACAGATGA